The uncultured Desulfobulbus sp. genome window below encodes:
- a CDS encoding pyrimidine dimer DNA glycosylase/endonuclease V, with translation MNIFVLDLDIERCARYHCDQHVVKMILESAQIACTALNLKGFATPYKSTHVRHPCIRWAGESYDNFLWLVRLARALNSEYCYRYEKTKDHNSIAVLDQIESIGFESLGLTEFPQAMPEQYRVVGDPVAAYRNFYKGDKRKFARWTKRNPPAWFLDL, from the coding sequence ATGAACATTTTTGTTCTGGACCTTGATATTGAACGCTGTGCCAGATATCACTGCGACCAGCATGTGGTAAAGATGATTCTTGAGAGCGCACAGATTGCCTGCACTGCGCTCAACCTCAAAGGATTCGCCACTCCCTATAAATCAACCCATGTCAGACATCCCTGTATTCGCTGGGCTGGAGAATCCTATGATAATTTTCTCTGGCTGGTCCGTCTGGCCAGGGCACTGAATAGTGAATACTGCTATCGTTATGAGAAGACGAAGGATCATAACTCCATTGCTGTGCTCGACCAGATTGAGTCCATTGGCTTTGAATCCCTGGGATTGACTGAGTTTCCCCAAGCCATGCCCGAGCAGTACAGAGTTGTTGGTGATCCGGTTGCAGCTTATCGCAATTTTTACAAGGGCGATAAACGTAAATTTGCTCGTTGGACCAAACGAAACCCACCGGCCTGGTTTCTGGATCTTTGA
- a CDS encoding WYL domain-containing protein, with product MPKNKLQHARLLFIDRQIRDKRFPNCASLAEEWEVNPRTIRRDLDYLRFELDAPLAYSASKRGFYYTETQYQLPALQMRERDLFALFLADKLLAQYEGTPVYDSLRSVFSKIEQNLPDKITLSSSSDQSLFTVIPSSSTVIIPEVQELIFTALRSAKQVEIIYQSPGGQPQKRSLDPYHCVRYEGDWYVLGFCHLRAALRTFSLARIRSAEVTEIQFTRPENFDFQAIFSSHFGIHWGEGTTVVRIHFNVNAAPYIRERTWHPSQTIDEQQDGSLILTMRVNHLLELKRWILSWGAEAKVLAPPELISKLKTDILDLGRAYGLQM from the coding sequence ATGCCCAAAAATAAACTGCAACATGCCCGCCTGCTCTTCATTGACCGGCAAATTCGCGACAAACGTTTTCCCAACTGTGCAAGTCTTGCCGAGGAGTGGGAGGTCAACCCGCGCACCATTCGTCGCGACCTTGATTACCTCCGTTTCGAACTCGACGCCCCCCTTGCCTACTCAGCCAGCAAACGGGGTTTTTATTACACCGAAACGCAGTATCAACTACCGGCCCTGCAGATGCGAGAACGGGATCTCTTTGCCCTCTTTCTGGCGGACAAGCTCCTGGCTCAATACGAAGGAACACCGGTATACGACAGTCTGCGTTCTGTCTTCAGCAAAATTGAACAGAACCTGCCCGATAAAATCACCCTCTCCTCAAGCTCAGATCAGTCTCTCTTTACGGTGATTCCCTCCTCTTCAACCGTGATTATTCCCGAGGTGCAAGAGTTGATTTTTACTGCACTGCGGAGCGCCAAACAGGTAGAGATCATCTACCAGAGCCCAGGAGGACAGCCTCAAAAACGCTCACTTGATCCCTACCACTGCGTTCGCTATGAGGGGGACTGGTATGTGCTTGGTTTTTGTCATCTGCGAGCAGCATTACGGACCTTCAGTCTTGCACGGATACGCTCTGCAGAGGTGACAGAAATACAGTTTACGCGTCCTGAAAATTTTGATTTTCAGGCTATCTTTTCCAGCCACTTCGGCATTCACTGGGGAGAAGGGACCACCGTAGTTCGCATCCATTTCAACGTTAATGCAGCTCCCTATATCCGCGAGCGAACCTGGCACCCGTCACAAACTATCGATGAACAACAAGACGGCAGCCTTATCCTCACCATGCGGGTAAACCATCTCCTGGAGTTAAAACGGTGGATTCTCTCCTGGGGCGCGGAGGCAAAGGTATTGGCACCGCCTGAGCTTATTTCTAAACTCAAGACAGACATTCTGGATTTGGGCCGAGCGTACGGCCTGCAGATGTGA